Proteins co-encoded in one Campylobacter jejuni genomic window:
- a CDS encoding ATP-binding protein yields MEKLKNFLSLKNIEDTQIYKELKCAKNEALILRELCRNYVVSISSINAFTLLSTIFGNDKYLYLDALEDLKKLIERGFVNQNSSFFKSLENNKTQTLTLALLQSELSLSEYFLEFLEAKPRLNFEKQEAYADYLEYLKDEFARIQLYERLSFIQKSAYNSEIKNQIKLYEKHIKERLKKSKFYNVLADIFKEYNLEHKEQIIFLALLKEEYALSNESSISREMNSLLSLISENDLERHKNKKLLQENAPLLNLIEYDEYLNAFGDISKSFFIIDEILQRIINFEPKQSKKIKIESVLKDQDIFELIEPSTDINDIIMPENTKELLENILKQQDKKVLERLHSWGIKSNKNIEAKIIFYGPAGTGKTMSALAMAKSMKKSVLSFDCSKILSKWVGESEQNVRKIFDTYKNIVQTCKQSPILLLNEADQFLSTRVDGSSGSDKMHNQMQNIFLEQIERFSGVIIATTNFLESLDSAFSRRFDYKIEFKKPDFRDRLKIWEKFLPKKALFEKDFDINILSNYELSGAQILMVVKNTALKVAVSKDGVFKMQDFIESIQKELNSSFDKSKIVGF; encoded by the coding sequence ATGGAAAAATTAAAAAATTTTTTAAGTTTGAAAAATATAGAAGATACTCAAATTTATAAAGAGCTTAAGTGTGCTAAAAATGAGGCTTTGATTCTTAGAGAACTTTGTAGAAATTATGTCGTTTCTATTTCTTCTATCAATGCCTTTACTTTATTATCGACAATTTTTGGAAATGATAAGTATCTTTATCTTGATGCTTTGGAGGATTTAAAAAAACTTATCGAAAGAGGTTTTGTAAATCAAAATTCGAGTTTTTTTAAAAGTTTAGAAAATAATAAAACTCAAACATTAACTCTTGCCTTATTGCAAAGTGAGCTTAGTCTAAGTGAATATTTTTTAGAATTTTTAGAAGCAAAACCTCGTTTAAATTTTGAGAAACAAGAGGCTTATGCAGATTATTTAGAATATTTAAAAGATGAATTTGCGCGTATTCAATTATACGAAAGATTAAGTTTTATACAAAAAAGTGCTTATAATAGTGAAATAAAAAATCAAATTAAACTTTATGAAAAACATATCAAAGAAAGACTAAAAAAAAGTAAATTTTATAATGTATTGGCTGATATTTTTAAAGAATACAATCTTGAACATAAAGAACAAATTATTTTTCTAGCACTTTTAAAAGAAGAATACGCCTTAAGTAATGAAAGTTCGATTTCTAGAGAAATGAATTCTTTACTTTCTTTAATCAGTGAAAATGATTTAGAAAGGCATAAAAATAAAAAACTATTGCAAGAAAATGCTCCTCTTTTAAACTTAATCGAGTATGATGAATATTTAAATGCTTTTGGAGATATTTCTAAAAGTTTTTTTATTATCGATGAAATTTTACAAAGAATTATAAATTTTGAACCAAAACAAAGTAAAAAAATCAAAATTGAAAGTGTTTTAAAAGATCAAGATATTTTCGAGCTTATAGAACCAAGCACTGACATCAATGATATTATTATGCCTGAAAATACAAAAGAGCTTTTAGAAAATATTTTAAAACAACAAGATAAAAAAGTCCTAGAAAGACTTCATTCTTGGGGTATAAAGAGTAATAAAAATATAGAAGCTAAAATTATTTTTTATGGTCCTGCTGGTACTGGAAAAACTATGTCAGCTTTAGCTATGGCTAAATCAATGAAAAAATCTGTTCTTAGTTTTGACTGTTCTAAAATTTTGAGCAAATGGGTTGGAGAGAGTGAGCAAAATGTAAGAAAAATTTTTGATACTTATAAAAATATCGTGCAAACTTGTAAACAAAGTCCTATTTTACTTCTCAATGAAGCTGATCAGTTTTTAAGTACGCGTGTAGATGGAAGTAGTGGTAGCGATAAAATGCATAATCAAATGCAAAATATATTCTTAGAGCAAATTGAGCGTTTTAGTGGTGTGATTATCGCTACGACAAATTTTTTAGAAAGCTTAGATAGTGCATTTTCAAGAAGATTTGATTATAAGATAGAATTTAAAAAACCTGATTTTAGAGATAGACTTAAAATTTGGGAAAAATTTCTACCTAAAAAAGCATTATTTGAAAAAGATTTTGATATAAATATTTTATCAAATTATGAATTAAGTGGAGCACAAATTTTAATGGTGGTGAAGAATACAGCTTTGAAAGTAGCTGTATCAAAAGATGGGGTTTTTAAAATGCAAGATTTTATAGAAAGCATACAAAAAGAATTAAATTCAAGTTTTGATAAAAGTAAGATTGTTGGATTTTAA
- a CDS encoding sulfite oxidase heme-binding subunit YedZ, with product MQTKYFKFLAYFSFIISLIYGFYHIIKAFDFVKEAYIYTGIFALIFLNLSLLFSLLKFKKTKNYPKILGIFAAFWAILHFLNYFIFDRNAQILRLFDDISHRLLEASGFIAFLIIFLMLLSSFKIFKKLSKIRKLGYLCLVLASYHYFLTPKIPMFWEWSALIIALFYFIVRYTKTLKKLKSNNLTFIKT from the coding sequence ATGCAGACAAAATACTTTAAATTTCTTGCTTATTTTAGCTTTATCATAAGTTTAATCTATGGCTTTTATCATATCATAAAAGCCTTTGATTTTGTAAAAGAAGCCTATATTTACACCGGAATATTTGCTTTAATCTTTTTAAATTTAAGTCTTTTATTTTCTTTACTTAAATTTAAAAAAACAAAAAATTATCCTAAAATTTTAGGTATTTTTGCAGCTTTTTGGGCGATTTTGCACTTTTTAAATTATTTTATTTTTGATAGAAATGCTCAAATTTTAAGGCTTTTCGATGATATTTCACATCGTTTATTAGAAGCAAGTGGATTTATCGCATTTTTAATCATATTTTTAATGCTTTTAAGTTCTTTTAAAATCTTTAAAAAACTTAGTAAAATCAGAAAACTAGGATATTTATGCTTAGTTTTGGCAAGTTATCATTATTTTTTAACCCCAAAAATTCCTATGTTTTGGGAATGGAGTGCTTTAATTATAGCTTTGTTTTATTTTATAGTTCGCTATACAAAAACATTAAAAAAGTTAAAATCCAACAATCTTACTTTTATCAAAACTTGA
- the msrP gene encoding protein-methionine-sulfoxide reductase catalytic subunit MsrP: MIITPENLYKKRRDFLKFGAGALISSSVLASKLSALNFTSDTNPNKLEISDEELATNYVNFYEFSTDKKKAVSLAQNFNTQNWKIDISGEIEKPLTLSMEDILKFPLEERIYRFRCVETWSMVVPWVGFELRRLIEMAKPTSEAKFVKFTTLLDKSQFPDQDALFPTIDYPYIEGLRMDEAMHPLTLLAVGMYKKALKPQNGAPIRLVVPWKYGFKSIKSIVKIEFTKEQPKSTWESYAPSEYGFYANVNPNVSHPRWSQANERALGDFFTKPTLMFNGYEKEVASLYKNMDLKVNF, translated from the coding sequence ATGATTATAACTCCTGAGAATTTATATAAAAAAAGAAGAGATTTTTTAAAATTTGGAGCAGGTGCTTTAATAAGTTCAAGCGTGCTTGCTTCTAAACTATCTGCTTTAAATTTCACAAGCGATACTAATCCAAACAAACTTGAAATCAGCGATGAAGAACTGGCTACAAATTATGTCAATTTTTATGAATTTTCAACAGATAAAAAAAAGGCTGTATCATTAGCACAAAATTTCAATACTCAAAATTGGAAAATCGATATCAGTGGAGAAATAGAAAAACCTTTAACTTTAAGCATGGAAGATATTTTAAAATTCCCGCTAGAAGAAAGAATTTATCGTTTTCGCTGTGTTGAAACTTGGTCTATGGTGGTACCTTGGGTAGGCTTTGAATTGCGTCGTTTGATTGAAATGGCAAAACCTACAAGCGAGGCAAAATTTGTTAAATTTACCACTCTTTTAGATAAGAGTCAATTTCCCGATCAAGACGCTTTATTTCCAACTATAGACTATCCTTATATAGAAGGACTTCGCATGGATGAAGCTATGCATCCTCTTACCTTGCTTGCAGTAGGAATGTATAAAAAAGCCTTAAAGCCTCAAAATGGCGCTCCAATACGCCTTGTTGTTCCTTGGAAATATGGCTTTAAAAGTATTAAATCTATAGTTAAAATAGAATTTACCAAAGAACAGCCTAAATCCACTTGGGAAAGTTACGCTCCAAGTGAATATGGTTTTTATGCCAATGTCAATCCTAATGTTTCTCATCCTAGATGGTCTCAAGCTAACGAGAGGGCTTTAGGAGACTTCTTTACCAAACCTACTTTAATGTTTAATGGATATGAAAAAGAAGTGGCAAGTTTATATAAAAACATGGACTTGAAAGTGAATTTTTAA
- the nusB gene encoding transcription antitermination factor NusB, with protein MATRHQVRQSVISLLYAFELNSQNNVFVDEILDEKKIRNEQKNFTLNLYNGILDNLNNIDETLNSFLNDNQITALGHVERAILRLGAYELLFTDTPSAIVINEAIELAKELANDNSPKFINGVLDALIKAKK; from the coding sequence ATGGCAACGCGTCATCAAGTTCGCCAAAGCGTCATCTCCTTACTTTATGCTTTTGAATTAAATTCTCAAAACAACGTTTTTGTAGATGAAATTTTAGATGAAAAAAAAATACGCAATGAACAAAAAAATTTTACTTTAAATTTATATAATGGAATTTTAGATAATTTAAACAATATTGATGAAACCTTAAATTCATTTCTAAATGATAATCAAATTACAGCTTTAGGACATGTAGAAAGAGCTATACTAAGACTTGGAGCTTATGAGTTACTTTTTACCGATACTCCTAGCGCCATTGTCATCAATGAGGCTATAGAACTTGCTAAAGAACTTGCTAATGATAATTCTCCAAAATTTATAAATGGAGTTTTAGATGCCTTAATAAAGGCTAAAAAATGA
- the ribE gene encoding 6,7-dimethyl-8-ribityllumazine synthase, translated as MNIIEGKLNLDSNTKIAIINARFNHIITDRLVEGAKDAFLRHGGKEENLSLILVPGAFELPYALKKAIESKKFDAICCVGAVIRGSTPHFDYVSAETTKGIANVSLNHNIPVSFGVLTTDTIEQAIERAGSKAGNKGFEAMTTIIEMLNLSKEL; from the coding sequence ATGAATATTATTGAAGGAAAATTAAATTTAGACTCAAATACAAAAATTGCTATCATTAATGCAAGATTTAATCATATCATCACAGATCGCCTTGTAGAAGGAGCAAAAGATGCTTTTTTAAGACACGGGGGCAAAGAGGAAAATCTAAGCCTTATACTTGTTCCTGGTGCTTTTGAACTTCCGTATGCGTTAAAAAAAGCTATAGAAAGCAAAAAATTTGATGCAATTTGTTGCGTAGGTGCAGTAATTCGTGGCTCAACTCCGCATTTTGACTATGTTTCAGCAGAAACCACCAAAGGCATAGCCAATGTGAGTTTAAATCATAATATCCCTGTAAGCTTTGGTGTTTTAACTACAGACACAATAGAACAAGCCATAGAAAGAGCTGGAAGCAAAGCAGGCAATAAAGGCTTTGAAGCTATGACAACTATAATTGAGATGTTAAATTTAAGCAAGGAGCTTTAA